Proteins from a single region of Cyanobacteriota bacterium:
- a CDS encoding NAD(P)H-quinone oxidoreductase subunit D4 (catalyzes the transfer of electrons from NADH to ubiquinone; NdhD4 is possibly involved in a constitutive CO(2)-uptake system) — protein MLSVLIALPLLGAILVGIMPTAEGSRFRLVTSLFSGLSLAWAVSLGNRFLDHSAVQLQEYLPWLDAIGLSYRLSIDGLSYSLVILNTLLTTIAIYSSSEAVTRPRLYYSLLLLINGAVSGAFLANNFLLF, from the coding sequence ATGTTAAGCGTGCTCATCGCACTCCCCCTGCTAGGGGCAATCCTAGTGGGGATAATGCCTACCGCTGAGGGTTCACGTTTTCGGCTAGTGACCTCACTCTTCAGTGGCCTGAGTCTAGCCTGGGCTGTGTCCCTTGGCAATCGCTTCCTTGACCATAGTGCAGTTCAATTGCAGGAATATTTACCTTGGCTTGATGCTATTGGACTGAGCTATCGGCTGAGCATAGATGGTTTGTCCTATTCCTTGGTGATACTGAATACACTGTTGACCACGATCGCCATCTACAGCAGTTCTGAAGCTGTGACGCGGCCTCGGCTGTACTACAGCTTGCTGTTACTAATCAATGGGGCAGTGTCTGGAGCATTCCTAGCCAATAACTTCCTCCTATTTT
- a CDS encoding NAD(P)H-quinone oxidoreductase subunit F has protein sequence MNQFLLQTSWCIPLYGLLGAAMALPWASGIIRRTGPRPAAYLNILMTVLAVVHGTIVFYATLHYPSQEITVHWLQVADLDLSLVLDVSPVSIGAMELVTGLSLLAQIFGLGYLEKDWATARFFALMGFFEGAMSCLALSDSLFLSYALLEMLTLSTYFLVGFWYAQPLVVTAARDAFLTKRVGDLLLLMGVVALASLAGSLNFNDLYDWVETANLNPVLANLLGLALIAGPTGKCAQFPLHLWLDEAMEGPNPASILRNSVVVACGAYVLIQLQPILAIAPVALNTLIVLGTMTAIGASLVALAQIDIKRALAHSTSAYLGFVFIAVGVQWTNFALLILFAHAIAKALLFMSIGAVISTTNSQDLTEMGGLWSRMPASTTAFVVGGLGMVGLLPLGGFWAMERGLDIFWYDQPLLVAVILAVNLLTALNLTRVFRLVFLGDPQPKTRRAPEVLWPMAVPMVSLTIITILVPVVLFRLNLLPSWRYLNLSAAIALIASGAAGCWLGGNLALSRVWSRPIQAPLKFIQDLLAYDFYVDRLYRVSVVFAVDSLSRLSAWFDRYVVDGVVNLAGLTTVFSAESLKYSAPGQTQLYTLVIFLSITVLGVLMNWPLVTDFLTTLISSQH, from the coding sequence ATGAATCAGTTTCTTCTGCAAACTAGCTGGTGTATTCCACTCTATGGCTTGCTGGGAGCCGCGATGGCGCTTCCCTGGGCGAGCGGTATTATCCGGCGTACAGGGCCTCGGCCAGCAGCGTATCTCAATATTTTGATGACAGTCTTGGCTGTCGTGCATGGAACGATAGTGTTCTATGCAACGTTACACTATCCTTCTCAAGAAATTACCGTTCACTGGCTACAGGTTGCCGACTTAGACTTGTCTCTGGTGCTTGATGTTTCGCCGGTGAGCATCGGGGCAATGGAACTAGTCACAGGGCTAAGCTTACTGGCACAGATTTTTGGGCTAGGTTATCTGGAGAAGGACTGGGCAACAGCACGATTTTTTGCGCTGATGGGATTTTTTGAAGGGGCCATGAGCTGCTTGGCTCTTAGCGATTCTCTGTTTCTCAGCTATGCCTTGCTAGAGATGCTGACGCTATCGACCTATTTCCTAGTGGGATTTTGGTACGCGCAACCATTGGTGGTCACTGCTGCACGGGATGCATTCTTAACCAAACGAGTTGGGGATCTGTTGTTGTTGATGGGGGTAGTGGCCTTGGCAAGCCTAGCAGGCAGCCTGAATTTCAACGATCTCTATGACTGGGTAGAAACTGCAAATCTTAACCCGGTGCTGGCTAACCTCCTAGGCTTAGCATTAATTGCGGGGCCAACGGGTAAATGCGCTCAGTTCCCTCTCCACCTGTGGTTGGATGAGGCTATGGAGGGGCCAAATCCAGCGTCAATTTTGCGAAATTCAGTAGTAGTGGCCTGTGGAGCTTATGTGTTAATTCAATTACAACCAATTCTCGCGATCGCCCCTGTAGCACTCAATACCCTCATCGTATTGGGAACCATGACTGCGATTGGTGCTTCACTAGTAGCCTTGGCTCAAATTGACATCAAGCGTGCCCTAGCTCACTCTACTAGTGCATACTTAGGATTTGTATTTATTGCAGTAGGAGTGCAATGGACAAATTTTGCTCTCTTAATTCTGTTTGCCCATGCGATCGCTAAGGCCCTGTTATTCATGAGCATAGGAGCTGTGATTTCCACAACCAACTCCCAAGACTTGACAGAAATGGGCGGACTGTGGTCACGGATGCCAGCGTCAACAACTGCTTTTGTAGTTGGTGGCTTGGGTATGGTAGGCTTGCTACCCCTGGGTGGTTTTTGGGCGATGGAACGCGGACTAGATATTTTCTGGTACGACCAGCCGCTCTTAGTTGCGGTGATTCTAGCTGTGAACTTGCTTACAGCCTTAAACTTAACTCGTGTATTCCGCTTGGTGTTTCTAGGCGATCCCCAGCCCAAGACTCGTCGCGCACCTGAAGTGCTATGGCCGATGGCAGTGCCAATGGTGAGTTTGACTATCATTACCATCTTGGTGCCCGTTGTGTTGTTCCGGCTAAACCTCTTGCCATCATGGCGCTATCTCAACCTATCGGCGGCAATTGCCCTGATTGCCTCCGGAGCGGCGGGCTGTTGGCTGGGTGGCAATCTAGCCCTCAGTCGTGTTTGGTCTCGACCGATTCAAGCACCATTGAAGTTTATTCAAGACTTGCTGGCCTACGATTTTTATGTCGATCGCCTCTACAGGGTCAGTGTAGTGTTTGCGGTTGATTCTCTGTCGCGATTAAGCGCTTGGTTCGATCGCTACGTTGTGGATGGTGTTGTCAACTTAGCAGGGTTAACAACTGTGTTTAGCGCTGAAAGTCTAAAGTATAGCGCTCCTGGGCAAACACAACTCTACACCCTCGTGATCTTTCTCAGTATCACAGTTTTGGGTGTATTGATGAATTGGCCGCTAGTCACCGACTTCCTAACCACTTTGATCAGTAGCCAACATTAG